In Neodiprion pinetum isolate iyNeoPine1 chromosome 6, iyNeoPine1.2, whole genome shotgun sequence, one genomic interval encodes:
- the rk gene encoding lutropin-choriogonadotropic hormone receptor isoform X2, whose protein sequence is MSPRRSAAAVTFILSLLLLLSLLLSIGNNGCSAHSERTAPSQVSLDRCNATADGREFLCRGAGFDTIHEPLGSATLSHSVNLTKIDLSSNNITNIPAFAFHQFSTLQVLSFRRNHLVSISIDAFVNSTNLKVLELDDNLLTEIPRAIVQLQNLEDLSITNNRIQRIEGGLLQHLGNLESLDLRGNPIKEIHPDSFQELKKLRKLILSNVRDLKEFPNLNGTGALELLRLDRARLKEVPAGLCRTCPKLKSLDLKSNFLTRIPNLTECSDLRVLDLTSNMISSLSGQPFKNLSALHDLLLSNNNLRSLPGDGFDGLFKLQVLDLESNYIEYIHPDTFRENKHLEDLNLGNNIFPTLPTAGLSQLLHLKTFNNPALKEFPAPEMFPRVQTMVLSYAYHCCAFLTMELDEPITKSPVEESVLFPTNNKFDMSLWNSSLTDIWPQLHFTYPGNLPAYVEDYFEDQEGRSTIPSHLAPLHVQCLPQPGPFLPCQDLFDWWTLRCGVWIVFLLAMLGNGTVVFVLIFSRSKMDVPRFLVCNLAAADFFMGVYLGLLAVVDASTLGEFRMYAIRWQMSTGCQLAGFLGVLSSELSVYTLAVITLERNYAITHAMHLNKRLSLKHAGYIMTVGWGFALSMATLPLLGVSDYRKFAICLPFETTGTVSLTYVVFLMLINGVAFLILMGCYLKMYCAIRGSQAWNSNDSRIAKRMALLVFTDFLCWSPIAFFSLTATFGLQLVSLEQAKVFAVFVLPLNSCCNPFLYAILTKQFKKDCVLICKAIEESRVTRGIGRCRHSSNFSNRQTPANTNSLVDRSSRENQAPCVCNTRLLEASQCRGNWWGTRWLWPCTRSQHERHARSDQYAYQIAEIQQKQHKRASSVSSSENFSSSRSDSWRQTHHCGIPLRLLDPKRRASSWLITRKPSQDSNLSSSRNDSSGSATTASTSTWRMSRSSASLEVTARPAPRPVRPKPRLTRQLAVQEPDPPASPGRLAVRLLATIPSAAEMSEQQDDDGVLGN, encoded by the exons CGATTTGTCAAGCAACAATATAACTAACATTCCGGCCTTTGCATTTCATCAGTTTTCTACACTTCAAGTTTT GTCTTTTCGGCGTAATCATTTGGTTTCAATCAGCATCGACGCGTTTGTTAATTCAACGAATTTAAAAGTGCT AGAACTTGACGACAATCTGCTAACAGAAATACCGAGAGCTATCGTACAGCTACAGAACCTCGAGGACTT GTCTATAACGAATAATCGAATACAAAGGATAGAAGGCGGATTGCTACAGCACTTGGGAAATCTGGAGTCCTTGGATCTGAGAGGAAATCCCATAAAAGAAATACATCCTGATAGCTTTCAGGAACTCAAGAAACTTCGTAAACT GATTCTGTCCAACGTTAGGGACTTGAAAGAGTTCCCAAATCTGAACGGAACTGGAGCACTGGAATTGCTAAGACTAGATCGCGCTCGACTGAAGGAGGTACCGGCTGGACTTTGTCGAACATGTCCAAAACTTAAGAGTTT agaCCTGAAGTCCAATTTCTTGACACGCATTCCAAATTTGACAGAGTGCAGTGATCTTCGTGTTTT GGACCTGACTAGTAACATGATTTCTTCGTTATCTGGACAACCTTTTAAAAATCTCTCTGCGCTACATGATTTACTTCTGTCAAATAACAATCTACGATCACTACCAGGAGATGGTTTCGATGGTCTATTCAAATTGCAAGTTCT AGATCTTGAAAGTAATTACATTGAATACATACATCCGGATACATTCAGAGAGAATAAACACCTTGAAGATCT AAATCTTGGAAACAACATATTTCCAACTTTGCCAACGGCTGGACTTTCTCAGTTACTGCATTTGAAAACGTTCAATAATCCTGCGCTCAAGGAATTTCCAGCACCCGAAATGTTTCCCCGCGTTCAGACTATGGTATTGTCTTATGCTTACCATTGCTGTGCTTTTCTTACCATGGAATTGGACGAACCAATTACCAAATCACCGGTAGAAGAGTCGGTACTTTTTCCTaccaataataaatttgacaTGAGTCTTTGGAATTCTAGTCTCACTGATATTTGGCCACAGTTAC ATTTTACATACCCTGGTAACCTGCCTGCCTATGTGGAGGATTATTTTGAGGACCAGGAAGGACGAAGTACGATTCCAAGTCATTTGGCACCGTTGCACGTACAGTGCTTGCCCCAGCCTG GACCCTTTTTGCCATGTCAAGACTTGTTCGACTGGTGGACCTTGCGCTGTGGAGTTTGGATCGTCTTTCTCCTGGCCATGCTTGGAAACGGCACCGTTGTATTTGTCCTGATCTTTTCAAGGAGTAAGATGGACGTACCAAGGTTTTTGGTATGCAATTTGGCTGCCGCCGATTTCTTCATGGGTGTCTACTTGG GCTTGTTAGCGGTGGTCGATGCCTCGACACTCGGCGAATTTAGGATGTACGCCATTCGATGGCAGATGTCTACTGGATGTCAACTTGCCGGTTTTCTCGGTGTTCTCAGCTCTGAATTAAGTGTTTACACCCTTGCGGTGATAACTTTGGAAAGAAATTATGCCATTACTCACGCAATGCATCTTAATAAACGGCTATCTCTGAAACACGCCGGATACATTATGACCGTTGGATGGGGATTTGCTCTCTCAATGGCAACATTACCCCTGCTTGGCGTATCTGACTACCGAAAATTTGCGATATGTTTACCATTTGAAACAACAGGGACAGTTTCTCTTACATATGTAGTTTTTTTAATGCTCATTAACGGAGTAGCATTTTTAATTCTGATGGGATGCTACCTGAAAATGTATTGCGCTATTCGTGGCTCCCAGGCATGGAATTCAAATGATTCGAGAATCGCCAAACGAATGGCTCTTCTGGTATTTACAGACTTCTTATGCTGGTCTCCGATagcatttttttcactcactgCAACATTTGGCCTACAGTTGGTTTCGTTGGAGCAGGCGAAAGTATTTGCCGTGTTCGTTCTACCCTTAAATTCATGTTGCAACCCTTTCTTATATGCTATATTAACTAAACAGTTTAAAAAGGATTGTGTGCTGATTTGCAAAGCAATTGAAGAATCTCGCGTAACGAGAGGTATAGGTAGATGTCGTCACAGCTCAAATTTTAGCAACCGACAAACTCCGGCCAATACTAATAGTCTAGTTGATAGATCATCGAGGGAAAATCAAGCACCATGTGTGTGTAACACTCGACTCCTCGAAGCAAGTCAGTGTAGAGGTAATTGGTGGGGAACGAGATGGTTGTGGCCGTGTACGCGTAGTCAGCATGAAAGACACGCGCGCAGCGATCAGTACGCTTATCAAATTGccgaaatacaacaaaaacaGCACAAGCGTGCTTCGTCTGTGTCTtctagtgaaaatttttcttcttcgagaTCAGATTCTTGGAGACAGACCCACCACTGCGGTATACCATTACGATTACTAGACCCCAAGAGACGGGCCTCTTCATGGTTGATAACAAGGAAACCGTCTCAAGACTCTAATCTTAGCTCATCGCGCAACGATTCCTCTGGCTCAGCGACAACTGCTAGCACTAGTACGTGGAGAATGTCTCGCTCAAGCGCTTCTCTAGAGGTGACTGCCCGTCCAGCGCCGAGACCTGTAAGGCCAAAGCCGCGATTAACGAGACAACTTGCCGTTCAAGAACCAGATCCTCCTGCGTCGCCGGGTAGATTGGCTGTTAGACTTTTGGCCACGATACCTTCAGCGGCTGAAATGAGCGAACAGCAGGATGATGATGGTGTGTTAGGAAATTGA
- the rk gene encoding lutropin-choriogonadotropic hormone receptor isoform X1 — protein MSPRRSAAAVTFILSLLLLLSLLLSIGNNGCSAHSERTAPSQVSLDRCNATADGREFLCRGAGFDTIHEPLGSATLSHSVNLTKIDLSSNNITNIPAFAFHQFSTLQVLSFRRNHLVSISIDAFVNSTNLKVLELDDNLLTEIPRAIVQLQNLEDLSITNNRIQRIEGGLLQHLGNLESLDLRGNPIKEIHPDSFQELKKLRKLILSNVRDLKEFPNLNGTGALELLRLDRARLKEVPAGLCRTCPKLKSLDLKSNFLTRIPNLTECSDLRVLDLTSNMISSLSGQPFKNLSALHDLLLSNNNLRSLPGDGFDGLFKLQVLDLESNYIEYIHPDTFRENKHLEDLNLGNNIFPTLPTAGLSQLLHLKTFNNPALKEFPAPEMFPRVQTMVLSYAYHCCAFLTMELDEPITKSPVEESVLFPTNNKFDMSLWNSSLTDIWPQLHNLSNKFGTEINELWDNFGSDFTYPGNLPAYVEDYFEDQEGRSTIPSHLAPLHVQCLPQPGPFLPCQDLFDWWTLRCGVWIVFLLAMLGNGTVVFVLIFSRSKMDVPRFLVCNLAAADFFMGVYLGLLAVVDASTLGEFRMYAIRWQMSTGCQLAGFLGVLSSELSVYTLAVITLERNYAITHAMHLNKRLSLKHAGYIMTVGWGFALSMATLPLLGVSDYRKFAICLPFETTGTVSLTYVVFLMLINGVAFLILMGCYLKMYCAIRGSQAWNSNDSRIAKRMALLVFTDFLCWSPIAFFSLTATFGLQLVSLEQAKVFAVFVLPLNSCCNPFLYAILTKQFKKDCVLICKAIEESRVTRGIGRCRHSSNFSNRQTPANTNSLVDRSSRENQAPCVCNTRLLEASQCRGNWWGTRWLWPCTRSQHERHARSDQYAYQIAEIQQKQHKRASSVSSSENFSSSRSDSWRQTHHCGIPLRLLDPKRRASSWLITRKPSQDSNLSSSRNDSSGSATTASTSTWRMSRSSASLEVTARPAPRPVRPKPRLTRQLAVQEPDPPASPGRLAVRLLATIPSAAEMSEQQDDDGVLGN, from the exons CGATTTGTCAAGCAACAATATAACTAACATTCCGGCCTTTGCATTTCATCAGTTTTCTACACTTCAAGTTTT GTCTTTTCGGCGTAATCATTTGGTTTCAATCAGCATCGACGCGTTTGTTAATTCAACGAATTTAAAAGTGCT AGAACTTGACGACAATCTGCTAACAGAAATACCGAGAGCTATCGTACAGCTACAGAACCTCGAGGACTT GTCTATAACGAATAATCGAATACAAAGGATAGAAGGCGGATTGCTACAGCACTTGGGAAATCTGGAGTCCTTGGATCTGAGAGGAAATCCCATAAAAGAAATACATCCTGATAGCTTTCAGGAACTCAAGAAACTTCGTAAACT GATTCTGTCCAACGTTAGGGACTTGAAAGAGTTCCCAAATCTGAACGGAACTGGAGCACTGGAATTGCTAAGACTAGATCGCGCTCGACTGAAGGAGGTACCGGCTGGACTTTGTCGAACATGTCCAAAACTTAAGAGTTT agaCCTGAAGTCCAATTTCTTGACACGCATTCCAAATTTGACAGAGTGCAGTGATCTTCGTGTTTT GGACCTGACTAGTAACATGATTTCTTCGTTATCTGGACAACCTTTTAAAAATCTCTCTGCGCTACATGATTTACTTCTGTCAAATAACAATCTACGATCACTACCAGGAGATGGTTTCGATGGTCTATTCAAATTGCAAGTTCT AGATCTTGAAAGTAATTACATTGAATACATACATCCGGATACATTCAGAGAGAATAAACACCTTGAAGATCT AAATCTTGGAAACAACATATTTCCAACTTTGCCAACGGCTGGACTTTCTCAGTTACTGCATTTGAAAACGTTCAATAATCCTGCGCTCAAGGAATTTCCAGCACCCGAAATGTTTCCCCGCGTTCAGACTATGGTATTGTCTTATGCTTACCATTGCTGTGCTTTTCTTACCATGGAATTGGACGAACCAATTACCAAATCACCGGTAGAAGAGTCGGTACTTTTTCCTaccaataataaatttgacaTGAGTCTTTGGAATTCTAGTCTCACTGATATTTGGCCACAGTTAC ataACTTGAGCAACAAATTTGGAACAGAAATAAATGAACTTTGGGATAACTTTGGTTCAGATTTTACATACCCTGGTAACCTGCCTGCCTATGTGGAGGATTATTTTGAGGACCAGGAAGGACGAAGTACGATTCCAAGTCATTTGGCACCGTTGCACGTACAGTGCTTGCCCCAGCCTG GACCCTTTTTGCCATGTCAAGACTTGTTCGACTGGTGGACCTTGCGCTGTGGAGTTTGGATCGTCTTTCTCCTGGCCATGCTTGGAAACGGCACCGTTGTATTTGTCCTGATCTTTTCAAGGAGTAAGATGGACGTACCAAGGTTTTTGGTATGCAATTTGGCTGCCGCCGATTTCTTCATGGGTGTCTACTTGG GCTTGTTAGCGGTGGTCGATGCCTCGACACTCGGCGAATTTAGGATGTACGCCATTCGATGGCAGATGTCTACTGGATGTCAACTTGCCGGTTTTCTCGGTGTTCTCAGCTCTGAATTAAGTGTTTACACCCTTGCGGTGATAACTTTGGAAAGAAATTATGCCATTACTCACGCAATGCATCTTAATAAACGGCTATCTCTGAAACACGCCGGATACATTATGACCGTTGGATGGGGATTTGCTCTCTCAATGGCAACATTACCCCTGCTTGGCGTATCTGACTACCGAAAATTTGCGATATGTTTACCATTTGAAACAACAGGGACAGTTTCTCTTACATATGTAGTTTTTTTAATGCTCATTAACGGAGTAGCATTTTTAATTCTGATGGGATGCTACCTGAAAATGTATTGCGCTATTCGTGGCTCCCAGGCATGGAATTCAAATGATTCGAGAATCGCCAAACGAATGGCTCTTCTGGTATTTACAGACTTCTTATGCTGGTCTCCGATagcatttttttcactcactgCAACATTTGGCCTACAGTTGGTTTCGTTGGAGCAGGCGAAAGTATTTGCCGTGTTCGTTCTACCCTTAAATTCATGTTGCAACCCTTTCTTATATGCTATATTAACTAAACAGTTTAAAAAGGATTGTGTGCTGATTTGCAAAGCAATTGAAGAATCTCGCGTAACGAGAGGTATAGGTAGATGTCGTCACAGCTCAAATTTTAGCAACCGACAAACTCCGGCCAATACTAATAGTCTAGTTGATAGATCATCGAGGGAAAATCAAGCACCATGTGTGTGTAACACTCGACTCCTCGAAGCAAGTCAGTGTAGAGGTAATTGGTGGGGAACGAGATGGTTGTGGCCGTGTACGCGTAGTCAGCATGAAAGACACGCGCGCAGCGATCAGTACGCTTATCAAATTGccgaaatacaacaaaaacaGCACAAGCGTGCTTCGTCTGTGTCTtctagtgaaaatttttcttcttcgagaTCAGATTCTTGGAGACAGACCCACCACTGCGGTATACCATTACGATTACTAGACCCCAAGAGACGGGCCTCTTCATGGTTGATAACAAGGAAACCGTCTCAAGACTCTAATCTTAGCTCATCGCGCAACGATTCCTCTGGCTCAGCGACAACTGCTAGCACTAGTACGTGGAGAATGTCTCGCTCAAGCGCTTCTCTAGAGGTGACTGCCCGTCCAGCGCCGAGACCTGTAAGGCCAAAGCCGCGATTAACGAGACAACTTGCCGTTCAAGAACCAGATCCTCCTGCGTCGCCGGGTAGATTGGCTGTTAGACTTTTGGCCACGATACCTTCAGCGGCTGAAATGAGCGAACAGCAGGATGATGATGGTGTGTTAGGAAATTGA